A genomic region of Arachis hypogaea cultivar Tifrunner chromosome 5, arahy.Tifrunner.gnm2.J5K5, whole genome shotgun sequence contains the following coding sequences:
- the LOC112803735 gene encoding putative disease resistance protein At4g11170, which produces MVGIHGIDGIGKTTLVLALYNLITDNFEGQERIQIIGVKEGISQIQHRLSQIKVLLVLDDVDEHEQWIAIAEKPDWFHPVSRINITTQDKYLLTPHDIERTYEILSTQDLELQKSAMDLYEKVLDNKICKILQDIIHEKLQIYFKLIMGVV; this is translated from the exons ATGGTAGGGATACATGGAATTGATGGCATAGGAAAAACAACACTTGTTCTTGCTCTTTATAACTTGATTACTGACAATTTTGAAG GACAGGAGAGAATCCAGATAATAGGTGTTAAGGAAGGAATTTCACAGATACAACATAGACTCAGTCAAATAAAAGTTCTTTTGGTTCTTGATGATGTTGATGAACATGAACAGTGGATAGCTATTGCGGAAAAACCTGATTGGTTTCATCCTGTAAGCAGAATCAATATAACAACACAGGACAAATACTTGCTGACACCTCATGACATTGAAAGGACATATGAG ATATTGTCAACCCAAG ATTTAGAACTGCAGAAATCTGCAATGGATCTATATGAAAAAGTTCTTGATAATAAAATATGTAAGATACTTCAG GATATAATTCATGAGAAGTTACAGATATACTTCAAGCTCATTATGGGAGTTGTATGA